The sequence GTCCTCCGTCCGCAGCCGTCCCGTGTCCAGCCGGGACTCCAGCGCGGCGGTCTCCTCCTCATTGAGGAGGAACTTGAACATGGAGGGCAGCACCGCGAAGTAGCAGAACAGCGCCCCCAGGAAGAACGCCATCGAGCCCAGAAACACGAAGGGCGAGGCGAAGCGGCGCTCCTCCGGGTAGAGCCCGGGCGAGACGAAGCCCCAGATCTGCCAGAGGATGACGGGCGTGGTGAGGCAGATGCCGCAGTACACGCCCACCTTCATCAGGACGTTCAGCTCCTCGATGCCCGAGGTGTAGATGAGCGCCCGGCTCTCCGGGGGCAGCGCCGCCAGCACCGGCCGCATCAGCACGCCGAAGATGGGCTTGGCGAACAGCAGCGAGATGGTGCCCAGCACGAGCACCGCCAGGGTGCACTTCATCAAGCGCTGGCGAAGCTCCGTGAGGTGCTCCGCCAGGGACATGCGCAGATCGGGATCGAAAGAAGGAAGTGCCAAGTCTAGCCCTGCTTCGGCGAGTTACGGGCCACCGTACCCGGGATGGGGGCAAAGCTCGGCAGCGGCTCCTCCTGCCCCGGCTCCGCTCCATCCGCCTTCACGGCCCCGGCGGCCGGAGCCGCCTCGGCCCCTTCCGCCACCGCCACCGCATTGGGAACCGGCGCCACGCCCTCGTGCCCCAGCACCTCCGCGGGCGCAGGCAGCGCCGCCATCGCGGGCACCATGCCGGGAATCGAGGGCGCCAGGGGCGGCACGGGTGCCACGGGCGCCGGCGCGGGCCGGGCGGGCTCCTGCTGGAACTCCTGGTCCATCTGGTAGAACTCGCGCATCACCACGGTGCGCACGTCATCCGTCTGGCGCCGGAACTCGCGCAGGAACTTGCCGATACCCCGTGCCAGTTCCGGCAGCCGCTGCGGCCCAAGGATGAGCAGCGCGGCCACCAGGATGAAGATCATCTCGCCTGCGCCGATGTTGAACATGAACGGACGGCTCCACGGAAGGCAGACCGAGGTTATCGCGCCCTGGCGCGGCGGGTGCAACCCACAGATGCCGGATAGCGGCCTCCTGGCACCGTGGCTGTCCGGCAGGCGGCCGGCCCCCGGCCCCGGGCAGGGGCCCCCGGCGGCCCCGGCTCCCGGGAGGGCTCAGACCCGGAAGCGCCGGACCTCGCCCCGGAGCACCTCGGCCTGCTTCTGGAGGTGGTCGATGGCCTCCTCCAGCTGACGCACCGAGCGCGTCTGGTGCTCGGACACGGTCTTGATGGTGTCCACCGCCTTGAGCACCTGCTCGCTGCCCTTGGTCTGCTCCTTCTGGGCGCGGTTCAGGTGGGTGACCATCTCGTTGATGCTCTCGATGGAGCGCGTGATCTGCTTGCTGCCCTGCGTCTGCTCCTGGCTGCTGCGCTGCACGTGCGCGGTGATGACCTTCATCCGCTCGGCGCTCTTGATGATCTGCTCGCTGCCCTTGGCCTGCTCGTTGGAGGCCTTGGAGATCATCTGTACCGTCTCGGAGATGCGCTGGATGGCCGTCGTCACCTGGCGGCTGCCCCGGGCCTGCTCCACCGTGGCGCGGGCGATGGCCTTCACCATCTGCGTGGCCTTCTGGGCGCTGTCATTGATCTTCCACAGGGCCCCTTCGGCATCCCGGCCCAGCAGCACGCCCTCCTCCACGTTCTTCACGCCCTGGTTCATCACCGACACGGCGTTGCGGCTCTCCTCCTGGATGCTGCGGATGAGCTCGGCGATCTCCTTGGTGGACGCGCCCGTGCGCTCGGCCAGGTCCTTGATTTCCTCGGCCACCACCGCGAAGCCCTTGCCGTGCTCACCGGCCTGCGCGGCGATGATGGCGGCATTCAGCGCCAGGAGGTTCGTCTGCTCGGCCACGTCGTCGATGACGTTGAGGATGTTGCCAATCTCGGAGATGCGCCGGCCCAGGCTCTCGATGACGCCCGCGGCGGTGCGGCTCGTCTCCTTGATGCGGTCGATGCCGCTGAGCGTCTTCTGCAGCGACTCCACGCCCGACTGCGCGTCCTCGGACACCTGCTCGGACAGCCGCGCCGTCTCGTTGGCGTTCGTCTCCACCTGGCCGATGGAGGAGTCCATCCGCTTGATGGACACGGAGGTCTCCTCCGTGGAGGCCGACAGGCCGGAGATGTTGGTGGCCACCTCGCGGATGGAGAAGGACATCTCCTCGATGGCGCTCGTGGTCTCCTCCACGCTGGCCGTCATGGACTGCACGTTCTCGGCCACCTCGTCGTTCGTGGCGGCCATCTCCATGATGGAGGAGCTGCTCTGCTCGGCACTCTGGTAGAGCACCTCCACGTTCTCCGCGATGCCCCTCAGGCTCGCCAGCATCTCCACCATGGAGGTGGAGGTCTCCTCCACGCGCGACTGCACCGTGGAGGCGCCCGAGGACACCGTGGTGCCCGTGCGCGAAATCTGCTCAATCACCCCCGCCAGGCTCTCCGACACGCCCCGCACCCGGCCCAGCGTCTCGCGCCAGCTCAGGGCGATGCGGTTGAGCGCCTCGGCCAGCTTGCCCAGCTCATCCGCCGCACCCACCTCCACGCGCCCCGTCAGGTCCGACTCCGCCAGGCGGCGCGCCATGGACATCATCGCCTCCAGGGGGTGGAGGATGAGCACCCGGGAGATGGGCAGGAAGAAGAGCATGACGATCAGCAGGCCCAGCCCGAAGATGGCCAGCACCGTCCAGCGCAGCGAGACCACCTCGGAGGTGAGCGCGTCGGGGTTCATCGCCAGCACCACCCAGCCGGTCCCGTTGTCCAGCGGCTCGACGATGAGCCGGGTGCCCCCTGCCAGCTCGGGATCCGTGCCCATGCGGTTGCGCAGCAGGTGCTCGGTGGCCAGCTCCACGCCCTCCGGGCGCCGGCCGCTGGAGGCCACGAAGTCGCCCTTGCGATCGAGCAGCGCGGCGAACTGGACGTCCTCCTCGCCCCGGAGCGGCTCGAAGAGCCCCTGCAGGTGCTCGCCGGGCTTGATCTCCAGCTTCTGGCTGAAGACCAGGCGGGCGAGCTGCTGGGCCTTCAGGTGCCCGTGTTTGGAGAGATCCCTGTCGAGGAAGTCCTCCACCCGCTCCTGCACCACGAAGGCCAGCACGAGGAACAGGACAGCCTGCGCCAGGGTGAAGTACCCGAAGAGAACGCCTCGAAGACCCAATCTCTGAAAGCGGCGAGCCAAGGGCCGCAATCTACGGAGGGAATCCGACAAAGGGCAAGGAACGGGAAGGTCCCCTTCCCACCGGGAGGGTAAGATTCGAGGATACCCGTGGCACCACCCTCCGCGGCGAGTAGGTCCCGGGTTGCCGACGCTCCGAGTTTGCCCGCCATGACGCTTCCAACCCTCCTCTTCACGGATCCCCTCTTCCTCCAGCACGACCCGGGCCCGGGACACCCCGAAAGCCCCGCCCGGCTCCGGAGCATCCTCTCGGTGCTCGCCCGGGCGCCGGTGGCGGGAACCCAGGTGCGCGCCCCCCGCTCGGCCACCCCGGCGGAGCTGGCCTCCGTGCACACCCCCGAGCTGCGCCACGCCCTGCTGGAGATGGCGGGACAGCAGGGGCAGATCGACGCGGACACCCGCGTCTCCCCGGACAGCTACGACGCGGCCATCCTGGCCGCCGGGGCGGCGGTGGGCGCCGTGGAGGAAGTCATGGCGGGCCGGGCGCGCAACGCGTTCGCGCTGGTGCGCCCCCCCGGGCACCACGCCGAGCCGGGGCAGGCCATGGGCTTCTGCCTCTTCAACAACGTGGCCATCGCCGCCGAGGCGGGGCGGAAGCTGGGCGCCGAGCGCGTGCTGGTGCTCGACTGGGACGTGCACCACGGCAACGGCACCCAGGCCGCCTTCGAGTCCCGGCGGGACGTGCTCTACCAGTCCGTGCACCAGTACCCCTACTACCCGGGCACGGGGGCGCCGCACGAGGTGGGACAGGGCGCGGGCGAGGGCTTCACCGTCAACTGCGGGCTGCCCGGCGGCGCGACGGACGCGGACTACCGGTCCATCTTCGAGGATCTGCTGCTGCCCGTCGCGGACGCGTTCCAGCCGCAGCTCGTGCTGGTGTCCGCGGGGTTTGATCCGCACCGGAGCGATCCCATCGGCGGCATGATGGCGACCGAGCGGGGCTTCGCCGCGATGTGCTCCGCGGTCCGGTCCCTGGCCGAGCGCGTGTGCGGGGGGAAGCTGGTCCTGGTGATGGAGGGAGGCTATTCGCTGGAGGGGCTGTCCCAGTCCGTCCATGCCTGCACCGAGGTGCTCGCGGGCCGCCAGGACTCCTTCCCGAAGGGGGACACGTCCCCGGACGCGGCCCAGGCCATCGCGCGGAGCCGCGCGGCGCTGCGGCCCTACTGGTCCTGCCTCTGACGGCTCACCACGAGGCCATGCTCGCCGGCTCCGGCGGATCCTCCGGGGAGGCGAACCGCTCCACCGTGTGCAGCAGGTCATCGAGGTCCACGGGCTTGCGCAGGTAGCCCGCGGCGCCCAGCCGCGCCACGTCCCGGGAGCTGACGCCCTGCCCCGAGACGACCACCACCGGGATGGAGGCGAGCTCCACGTCGGAGCTCTGCTGGGCCCGGAAGGCCCAGCCGCTGACGTCGGGCATCATCAGATCCAACAGGATGAGCTCCGGGCGCAGCCCCCCCTTGAGCTGCTCCAGCGCCTCGCGGCCATCGTGCGCGACGGCCACGTGATACCCCTCCATCTCCAGCGCGTCTTGGAGCGCGAGCAAGATGTCATGATCGTCGTCGACGACAAGCAAACCGCTCGAATGCTCCATGGGCCTCTCCTTTGCTTCCACTGACGGTGACGACGGTGGAGGGCAGGTGCCACCCCACAACGCGCAGGGCGCTCAGCAAGGGGGCGAGCGGCGCCCGCTCTTCGGGCATTGCTTTCCATCCGGCCAGGAGCGCCACGGCACACCCGGCGAAGCATCCTTATCTAGAAAAGGGACGGAGCTTTCCCTTTTGGACAGATGGCACCCATGCACCCCATGACCAGCGCTTTTCCCGAGAACGAGATGGACCGGCGGGTGGCGCAGGAGGCCAGCGCACCGGAGCCAGCCGGGGGCGAACACGCCGAACACGCCCTGCGATTGCTCGCGGAGGTGGGCCGCCTGCTCTCCGTTCAGCGGGGCGGTTTGAAGCCCGTCCTGCGGCGGATTGCCCGGTTGACAACCTCGGGCCTGGCCACCTTCTGCCTGATGCAACTGGTGCGCCCCAATGGCCAGCTCGAGCGGGTGGCCCTGGCCCACCAGGACCCCGAGGCCGAAGCCCAGCTTCGGGCCCTGCCGCACCCGTTTGCCGAGGACAGCACCTGCAGCCCCCTGGTGGATGCGCTCCACAGCGGCACCTCGCAGCTGCTCGTGGACTACCCCTTGGAGATCCGGCGGCGGCTGACCGTGTTGCCCGAGCACCTCGCCCAGCTGGAACGGCTGGATCCCCGCTCCCTGATGGTGGTGCCGCTCGTGGGCCACCGGCGCGTCCTCGGCCTGATGCTGCTGGCCCGCGGTGGCACCCTGCCCCCGTTTGATGCCACGGACCTCATCGTCGCCGAGGAGCTGGCCCGGAGCATCGCCGTCGCGCTCGACGACTCCCGCCTGCTGCGGGAGGCCCGGCGCGCCGAGCGTCGGGCCCGGTTCCTGGCCCGCTCCAGCCGCGTGCTCGCCGGTTCACTCGACTACCGCGCCACGCTGGACCAGGTCGCCCGGCTCGCGGTGCCGGCCGTGGCGGACCTGTGCGCGGTGGACATGCTCGAGGGGGACGGGAGCATCAGCCGGCTCGCCGTGGCCCACCGGCACCCCGAGCAGACCTCCCGCGTCTGGGAGCTGGCGCACCGCTGGCCCTCGCACCTGGAGGACCTGTATGGCCCCGGGCGGGTCATCCGCACGGGCGAGCCCGAGCTGCGCAGCGAAGTGCCGGACACGGGCCTGCCCCGCGCCGCTCGGGACGCCGAGCACCTGCACCACCTGCGCGGCCTGGAGCTGGAGTCCTACCTGGTGGCGCCCCTGAAGGCCCGGGGCCGCACCCTGGGGGCCATCACCTTCGCCTATACGGGCTCACACCGCTCCTACCGCCGCTCGGACCTGCGGCTGGCGATGGAGCTGGCGGCCCGCGCGGGCCTGGCCGTGGACAACGCCCTGCTGTACGGCGCCTCGCAAGAGGCGGTGCGGCTGCGGGACGAGTTCCTCGCCGTCGCCTCGCACGAGCTGAAGACGCCGCTCACCCCCCTCAACCTGCGGCTGCAGAGCCTGCGGCGGGAGCTGGACCGCCGGGGGAGCACGCCCGTGAATCCCGCCCGGGTCCAGGAGCACGTGGCGGCGCTCCAGCGGCAGTGCAAGCGGCTGGGCACGCTGGTGGACAGCCTGCTGGATGTCTCGCGCCTGGAGGCGGGCGTGCTGGTGCTGGACCGGGAGTCCCTGGACCTGACGGCGCTGGTGCGCGACGTCATCAGCCGGTTCTCGGCCCAGGCGGCGCGCACGGGCACCCCCCTGGATGTCCAGGCCACGGGGCCCATCGTGGGCAACTGGGACCGGGTGCGGCTGGAGCAGGTGGTGAGCAGCCTGGTGAGCAACGCGCTCAAGTACGGCATGGGCCACCCGGTCCACATCCAGATCGAGCAAGGCCCCGCGGGGGCCCGCCTCACGGTGCGCGATGAGGGCATTGGCATCCCCCCGGAGCACCTGCCGCGCATCTTCGAGCGGTTCGAGCGGGCGGTCTCCGCGGAGCACTTCGGAGGCCTGGGGCTGGGGCTCTACCTCACGCGCCACCTCGTCGAGGCGCTCGGAGGCACCATCCACGCCACCAGCGAGCTGGGCCGGGGCGCCACCTTCCAGGTGGAGCTCCCCCTGGCCGCACCCACGTCTTGACGTGTCCCCGCCCCTGGCCCAGCGTGCCCGCCACAACTGGCAGCCAGGGACGGGAACATGAAGCAGATGACATACGGAACGGCGTTGGTCACCGGAGCCTCCAGCGGTCTGGGGCGGGGATTGGCCCTGTGGCTCGCCCGGCGGGGCACACGCGTGTTCGCCGCGGCCCGGCGGCAGGAGCCGCTTCAGGCCCTGGCCCAGGAGGCGCGGGCCGCCGGCGCCACCCTGGAGCCCGTGGAGATGGACGTGGCCCAGGCGGACGCCACGGTCGAGCGCATCCGCCAGCTCGACGCGGCCTGTGGGGGACTGGACCTGGTGGTGGCCAACGCCGGCATGGGCGGGCCCACCCCCGGCAAGCAGTTTCCCTGGGAGTTCACCAAGCAGATGATCGACACCAACGTCACCGGCGCGGTGGCGACGCTGGGCGCGGTGCTGCCCCAGATGGTGGAGCGCGGCCGGGGCCACCTGGTGGGAATCTCCAGCCTCGCGGCGTTCCGGGGCCTCCCCACCCGCGCGGCCTACTCCGCCTCGAAGATCTTCCTCTCCTCCTTCATGGAGAGCCTGCGCGTGGACCTGCGCGGCACGGGCGTGCGCAGCACCTGCATCTACCCCGGCTGGGTGAAGAGCGAAATCACCGCGAAGAACACCTTCCCCATGCCCTTCCTGATGGAGACGAAGGATGCGGTGGAGCGCATGGGCCACGCCATCCTGCGCGGCGAGCCCGTCTACTCCTTCCCCTGGCAGATGACGCGCTTCATGCAGGTGCTCCACGCCCTGCCCAACCCCCTCTTCGATGCCTTGATGAGTCGGCGCCGCTGAGCGGGCCGCGCGACGGGCTCCCGGCCAGCCCAGCGCCTGGAGCGCCGGCCGCCGGACAGACGGCCGCCTGGAAAAAGGTAATGCCTGCTTGCCGGGGAGGCACCGGCGGTTATCTCGAAGAGATGACTGGTTTCCATCCGCAAGCCGAGGTGAGCGAGTACACGATTCCCGAGGGATGCCCGGCGTGCGCCGCCGACCTGCCCGTCCGGGTGTCCGCGAAGGGCCCCCTGGCGGTGTGCAGCCACTGCCACTGGATTGGACGGCCCGTGCTGACCGTCACCCACAAGGGCCTGCAAGTGAGCGTGAAGGCCTCGCGCGCCTGAGGTGCTGGATGCGGGTGAAGGCCCTCACGCCTCCCCGCCCGCCCGGGCCTCGCCGCCGGCCACGGCCGGGCGGTCCGCCGACAGGGTGAGCAGGCCGTGGAGCACCAGGAGCACCACCGTGTACCCCAGGAGCTGGGGGGCCACGATGGAGACGCCGAACCGCTCGGCCACGAAGCCCGCGGCGCTCGGCAACACGGCAACGCCCAGCGTGCCCGCGCTCACCTGGAAGCCCACCGCGTGCGCGGCCACGTCCTTCCCCACCCGCCGGGGCGTCTCCGACATGAGCGCCGGGAAGATGGGCGCGAGCGCCAGGCCCAGCAGCCCCAACCCGATGGGCGGAGGCACCGCGGGAAGGGTGAACAGGAGCGCGCCCACCACCGCCAGCCCCGTGCTCAACCGCAGCATGCGCACCGGCCCCAGCCGCTCCACGATGAAGCCCGACAGGACGCGGCCCACGAACAGGCTGCCCCAGTAGAAGCTCGTCCACGTACCGGCCTCCGCCGTGCCCAGGCCCCGGCCCTCCTTGAGCACCGTGTAGGCCCATTGGCCCCCCGTCACCTCCACCCCCGTGTAGAAGAAGAAGATGAGGCTCTGCAGCTGCACCCGGGGCCGGCGCAGGGCCTCCCAGGCGGAGGCGGTCGGCGTCACCCCGTCCGGGCGGCCCTCCCCTTCCGCCGCGCCCGTGGGGCCCCCGTCCCACTGCTTCCGCATCACGATGAAGATGACCGCGAGCGTCGCGAGCACCACGCCGATGACCGCATAGCCGGAGCGCCACCCCGCCCCGCGCGCCAGCAGCCACGTCATGAGCACCGGCCCCAGCGTGGCCCCGATGCTGTAGGCCGCGTGCAGCCACGTCATGTGGCGGGGACCGAAGTGCTGGGCCGCGTAGGTGTTGAGCGCCGCGTCGATGGCCCCCGAGCCAAAGCCCGCGAAGCAGGCGGCCACCAGGAACAGGACGAAGAAGGGCACGGTCGCGTAGCCCGCGAGCCCGAGCGCCACAATCGCGGTGCTTGCCGCCAGCAGCAGGCCGACGTTGAGCGCCTGGATGAGGCGCCCGGCGAGCATGCCCGAGACGAAGTACGACGCGGCGCTCGCGGCGAGGATGGCGCCCATGCCCACCTGGGGCAGGGAGAAGGTGTCGCGCAACGAGGGCCAGGCCAGGCCCAAAACCGCATCCGGCAACCCCAGGCTCACGAACGCGAGATAGGCGAGCGCGAGCAGGGCGGGACGGGGACGGGAGGGGGTCATGGCGGCGCAACCTAATGCACCGCCAGACCTCTCCGCCCGTGAATTGGCTAGAGCTTCACGATCTCGACATCATCCATGTGGATGAAGTTGGCACCGTCGGCCGTGGTGGCCTGGGTGTGGAAGCCGAACTCCAGGTAGCCCGAGGTGACGTTGATGGTGGGCGTCTCCACCAGCGTCCAGCCGCCGTAGGTGCCCAGCGAGGTGAACACGGGGGCAGCCGAGCCGCTCGTCTTGCCCTGGAGCCGGGCGATGGC is a genomic window of Stigmatella erecta containing:
- a CDS encoding MFS transporter, yielding MTPSRPRPALLALAYLAFVSLGLPDAVLGLAWPSLRDTFSLPQVGMGAILAASAASYFVSGMLAGRLIQALNVGLLLAASTAIVALGLAGYATVPFFVLFLVAACFAGFGSGAIDAALNTYAAQHFGPRHMTWLHAAYSIGATLGPVLMTWLLARGAGWRSGYAVIGVVLATLAVIFIVMRKQWDGGPTGAAEGEGRPDGVTPTASAWEALRRPRVQLQSLIFFFYTGVEVTGGQWAYTVLKEGRGLGTAEAGTWTSFYWGSLFVGRVLSGFIVERLGPVRMLRLSTGLAVVGALLFTLPAVPPPIGLGLLGLALAPIFPALMSETPRRVGKDVAAHAVGFQVSAGTLGVAVLPSAAGFVAERFGVSIVAPQLLGYTVVLLVLHGLLTLSADRPAVAGGEARAGGEA
- a CDS encoding methyl-accepting chemotaxis protein; protein product: MARRFQRLGLRGVLFGYFTLAQAVLFLVLAFVVQERVEDFLDRDLSKHGHLKAQQLARLVFSQKLEIKPGEHLQGLFEPLRGEEDVQFAALLDRKGDFVASSGRRPEGVELATEHLLRNRMGTDPELAGGTRLIVEPLDNGTGWVVLAMNPDALTSEVVSLRWTVLAIFGLGLLIVMLFFLPISRVLILHPLEAMMSMARRLAESDLTGRVEVGAADELGKLAEALNRIALSWRETLGRVRGVSESLAGVIEQISRTGTTVSSGASTVQSRVEETSTSMVEMLASLRGIAENVEVLYQSAEQSSSSIMEMAATNDEVAENVQSMTASVEETTSAIEEMSFSIREVATNISGLSASTEETSVSIKRMDSSIGQVETNANETARLSEQVSEDAQSGVESLQKTLSGIDRIKETSRTAAGVIESLGRRISEIGNILNVIDDVAEQTNLLALNAAIIAAQAGEHGKGFAVVAEEIKDLAERTGASTKEIAELIRSIQEESRNAVSVMNQGVKNVEEGVLLGRDAEGALWKINDSAQKATQMVKAIARATVEQARGSRQVTTAIQRISETVQMISKASNEQAKGSEQIIKSAERMKVITAHVQRSSQEQTQGSKQITRSIESINEMVTHLNRAQKEQTKGSEQVLKAVDTIKTVSEHQTRSVRQLEEAIDHLQKQAEVLRGEVRRFRV
- a CDS encoding SDR family NAD(P)-dependent oxidoreductase, which translates into the protein MKQMTYGTALVTGASSGLGRGLALWLARRGTRVFAAARRQEPLQALAQEARAAGATLEPVEMDVAQADATVERIRQLDAACGGLDLVVANAGMGGPTPGKQFPWEFTKQMIDTNVTGAVATLGAVLPQMVERGRGHLVGISSLAAFRGLPTRAAYSASKIFLSSFMESLRVDLRGTGVRSTCIYPGWVKSEITAKNTFPMPFLMETKDAVERMGHAILRGEPVYSFPWQMTRFMQVLHALPNPLFDALMSRRR
- a CDS encoding GAF domain-containing sensor histidine kinase, translated to MHPMTSAFPENEMDRRVAQEASAPEPAGGEHAEHALRLLAEVGRLLSVQRGGLKPVLRRIARLTTSGLATFCLMQLVRPNGQLERVALAHQDPEAEAQLRALPHPFAEDSTCSPLVDALHSGTSQLLVDYPLEIRRRLTVLPEHLAQLERLDPRSLMVVPLVGHRRVLGLMLLARGGTLPPFDATDLIVAEELARSIAVALDDSRLLREARRAERRARFLARSSRVLAGSLDYRATLDQVARLAVPAVADLCAVDMLEGDGSISRLAVAHRHPEQTSRVWELAHRWPSHLEDLYGPGRVIRTGEPELRSEVPDTGLPRAARDAEHLHHLRGLELESYLVAPLKARGRTLGAITFAYTGSHRSYRRSDLRLAMELAARAGLAVDNALLYGASQEAVRLRDEFLAVASHELKTPLTPLNLRLQSLRRELDRRGSTPVNPARVQEHVAALQRQCKRLGTLVDSLLDVSRLEAGVLVLDRESLDLTALVRDVISRFSAQAARTGTPLDVQATGPIVGNWDRVRLEQVVSSLVSNALKYGMGHPVHIQIEQGPAGARLTVRDEGIGIPPEHLPRIFERFERAVSAEHFGGLGLGLYLTRHLVEALGGTIHATSELGRGATFQVELPLAAPTS
- a CDS encoding response regulator — protein: MEHSSGLLVVDDDHDILLALQDALEMEGYHVAVAHDGREALEQLKGGLRPELILLDLMMPDVSGWAFRAQQSSDVELASIPVVVVSGQGVSSRDVARLGAAGYLRKPVDLDDLLHTVERFASPEDPPEPASMASW
- a CDS encoding histone deacetylase family protein; the protein is MTLPTLLFTDPLFLQHDPGPGHPESPARLRSILSVLARAPVAGTQVRAPRSATPAELASVHTPELRHALLEMAGQQGQIDADTRVSPDSYDAAILAAGAAVGAVEEVMAGRARNAFALVRPPGHHAEPGQAMGFCLFNNVAIAAEAGRKLGAERVLVLDWDVHHGNGTQAAFESRRDVLYQSVHQYPYYPGTGAPHEVGQGAGEGFTVNCGLPGGATDADYRSIFEDLLLPVADAFQPQLVLVSAGFDPHRSDPIGGMMATERGFAAMCSAVRSLAERVCGGKLVLVMEGGYSLEGLSQSVHACTEVLAGRQDSFPKGDTSPDAAQAIARSRAALRPYWSCL
- a CDS encoding Sec-independent protein translocase subunit TatA/TatB — protein: MFNIGAGEMIFILVAALLILGPQRLPELARGIGKFLREFRRQTDDVRTVVMREFYQMDQEFQQEPARPAPAPVAPVPPLAPSIPGMVPAMAALPAPAEVLGHEGVAPVPNAVAVAEGAEAAPAAGAVKADGAEPGQEEPLPSFAPIPGTVARNSPKQG